In the genome of Paludisphaera rhizosphaerae, one region contains:
- a CDS encoding esterase: MRKWVLSALLFVAATLAWHPAARSQERPARPPEFVSPEVTSEKKVTFRVHAPKAEAVRLTGGDMPGVGGGVNMTKSDAGVWEATVGPVPPGAYRYKFLVDGLAVDDPRNPATSESNATTWSLAYVPGSDSSDAKEVPHGAVAEVFYPSSTLKRMRRMHVYTPPGYEKGNASYPVFYLLHGASDSDDSWTTVGRAGFILDNLIAEGKAKPMIVVMPAGHTGPMRPRPQAGSPERRVDEFIDEFAKDIRPYVEKTYRTAEGRGNRAIAGLSMGGGQTLNVTVTNLGDYGYIGVFSSGVFGIVGGRDGGEPNTRWEDDHRATLDDAGLKQGLRLVWFGCGKEDFLVKTSEATAAMLRNHKFDVTSVDSDGGHTWANWRAYLAQFAPLLFRGE; the protein is encoded by the coding sequence ATGAGAAAGTGGGTCCTCTCGGCCTTGCTCTTCGTCGCGGCGACACTGGCGTGGCATCCTGCGGCACGGTCCCAGGAGCGTCCGGCTCGGCCTCCGGAGTTCGTCTCGCCCGAGGTCACGTCGGAGAAGAAGGTGACGTTCCGCGTGCACGCTCCGAAGGCCGAAGCGGTCCGGCTCACCGGCGGCGACATGCCCGGCGTGGGCGGGGGCGTGAACATGACGAAGTCCGACGCCGGCGTCTGGGAGGCGACCGTCGGCCCGGTCCCCCCCGGTGCCTATCGCTACAAGTTCCTCGTCGACGGACTGGCCGTGGACGACCCCCGCAACCCCGCGACGAGCGAGTCCAACGCGACGACCTGGAGCCTCGCCTACGTCCCCGGCTCCGACTCATCGGACGCGAAGGAGGTCCCTCACGGCGCGGTGGCCGAGGTCTTCTATCCATCTTCGACGCTCAAGCGGATGCGTCGGATGCACGTCTACACGCCGCCGGGGTACGAGAAGGGGAACGCTTCTTACCCCGTGTTCTACCTGCTCCACGGCGCGTCCGACAGCGACGACTCATGGACCACGGTCGGCCGGGCCGGCTTCATCCTGGACAACCTGATCGCCGAGGGCAAGGCGAAGCCCATGATCGTGGTGATGCCCGCGGGCCATACCGGGCCCATGCGCCCCCGGCCGCAGGCGGGCTCTCCCGAGCGCCGGGTCGACGAGTTCATCGACGAGTTCGCCAAGGACATTCGCCCGTACGTGGAGAAGACCTACCGCACCGCCGAAGGCCGGGGCAACCGCGCGATCGCCGGGCTGTCGATGGGGGGCGGTCAGACGCTCAACGTGACGGTCACGAACCTGGGCGACTACGGCTACATCGGCGTGTTCAGCTCGGGCGTCTTCGGCATCGTCGGCGGCCGTGACGGCGGCGAGCCCAACACCCGATGGGAGGACGACCACCGCGCGACCCTGGACGACGCTGGGCTTAAGCAGGGCCTGCGCCTGGTCTGGTTCGGCTGCGGCAAGGAGGATTTCCTGGTGAAGACCTCCGAGGCGACCGCCGCCATGCTCCGCAACCACAAGTTCGACGTGACGTCCGTCGATTCCGACGGCGGCCACACCTGGGCCAACTGGCGCGCCTACCTCGCCCAGTTCGCCCCGCTCCTGTTCAGGGGCGAATGA
- a CDS encoding trypsin-like peptidase domain-containing protein: MSLIDGRDFFDSLRDLVEEGRLDVALDQLKSWIKSVPDRRLLHECILHISSLNDIRQKERQGLISGDDASVSRARLKDRVLEFIDVVDSRATVRPFPIEPISAPVPDAGGLEKILGAVSHLKSIAWLQRGLQASKAVGRVVTPHGMGSGFLLAGNIMVTNHHVIPDARTAAESRIEFNFEEDFGGRLQALAPYRLRPETTRVNEELDWCIVEVVDDPARPLGDWGQLEWATTPPKVGDHVTIVQHPAGGPKQVALTANQVVNIFDHRLQYTTDTLPGSSGSPVFNDAWKVVALHHAGGNLVANALGTKLFVNEGILASFIGR; this comes from the coding sequence ATGAGCCTGATCGATGGGCGGGACTTTTTCGATTCGCTGCGCGATCTCGTGGAAGAGGGACGGCTCGACGTGGCCTTGGACCAGTTGAAGAGCTGGATCAAGTCGGTGCCGGATCGTCGTCTGCTTCATGAATGCATCCTCCATATTTCCTCCCTGAACGACATCCGGCAGAAGGAGCGGCAGGGGCTGATCTCCGGCGATGACGCCTCGGTCAGCCGCGCTCGGCTCAAAGATCGAGTCTTGGAGTTCATCGACGTGGTCGATTCGCGGGCGACGGTGCGGCCGTTCCCGATCGAGCCTATCTCGGCCCCAGTGCCGGACGCAGGCGGCCTGGAGAAGATCCTAGGCGCCGTCAGCCACCTCAAGAGCATCGCCTGGCTGCAACGGGGGTTACAGGCGTCGAAGGCTGTAGGACGGGTCGTGACCCCGCATGGGATGGGCAGCGGGTTCCTGCTCGCGGGGAACATCATGGTGACCAATCACCACGTCATCCCCGATGCCCGGACCGCCGCCGAGAGCCGGATCGAGTTCAATTTCGAGGAAGACTTCGGTGGGCGGCTCCAGGCCCTCGCACCCTATCGGCTCAGGCCGGAGACCACCCGAGTGAACGAGGAACTAGACTGGTGCATCGTTGAGGTCGTAGACGACCCGGCGCGACCCCTCGGCGATTGGGGGCAACTGGAGTGGGCGACGACGCCGCCGAAGGTGGGCGACCACGTCACGATCGTCCAGCACCCGGCGGGCGGCCCGAAGCAGGTTGCCTTGACTGCCAATCAGGTAGTGAACATCTTCGACCACCGACTCCAATACACGACCGACACCCTGCCAGGTTCGAGCGGCTCGCCCGTCTTCAACGACGCCTGGAAGGTGGTCGCCCTCCACCACGCCGGTGGTAACCTGGTGGCCAATGCGCTTGGGACGAAGTTGTTCGTGAACGAGGGGATCCTAGCTTCGTTCATCGGTAGATAG